A single genomic interval of Arthrobacter globiformis harbors:
- a CDS encoding aldo/keto reductase, translated as MSKQPDSATVDGLKLPISRLVLGTMTFGDTVDEATAGRMVEEALDAGITTIDTANAYVGGVTEEMLARLLKGKRDGVILASKAGMPHADHGSNSPLSPAGLRASVEGSLRRLGVESIDLFYLHQPDRATPLHDTLRTVAELVSEGKIGALGVSNFAAWQIADVIHTAREVGAPQPVVAQQLYNLVARRLEEEYLEFAATHNVHTMVYNPLGGGLLTGKHSFDAKPTEGRYGDSKLAAMYTQRYWDKQLFDAIGELSRIADGAGVTLAELSLRWLAYRDGVGSMLLGGSKVEQLRANIAAVANGPLPADVVEACDAVGNSLRGPMPAYNR; from the coding sequence ATGAGCAAGCAGCCCGACAGCGCCACGGTGGACGGCCTGAAACTTCCCATCTCCCGGCTGGTCCTGGGAACAATGACCTTCGGCGACACTGTCGATGAGGCCACCGCGGGCCGGATGGTGGAGGAGGCGCTCGACGCGGGCATTACCACCATCGACACCGCCAACGCCTACGTGGGCGGTGTGACCGAAGAGATGCTCGCGCGTCTCTTGAAAGGAAAGCGCGACGGCGTCATCCTGGCTTCCAAGGCCGGCATGCCCCATGCGGACCACGGGTCCAATTCGCCCCTTTCGCCTGCGGGGCTGCGCGCCAGCGTGGAGGGGAGCCTGCGCCGGCTGGGCGTGGAGAGCATCGACCTGTTCTACCTGCACCAGCCCGACCGCGCCACGCCTTTGCACGACACCCTGCGGACCGTTGCCGAGCTGGTTTCCGAGGGAAAGATCGGGGCGCTGGGTGTGTCCAACTTCGCCGCCTGGCAGATCGCCGACGTGATCCACACGGCGCGGGAAGTGGGGGCGCCGCAGCCCGTCGTCGCGCAGCAGCTCTACAACCTGGTGGCGCGCCGGCTGGAGGAGGAATACCTCGAATTCGCCGCCACCCACAACGTGCACACCATGGTCTACAACCCGCTGGGCGGCGGGCTGCTCACCGGCAAGCACAGCTTTGACGCCAAACCCACCGAGGGCCGCTACGGCGATTCCAAGCTCGCCGCCATGTACACGCAGCGGTACTGGGACAAGCAGCTGTTCGATGCCATCGGTGAGCTCTCCCGCATCGCCGACGGTGCCGGCGTCACGCTGGCCGAGCTGTCGTTGCGCTGGCTCGCCTACCGTGACGGTGTGGGCTCGATGCTGCTGGGCGGTTCCAAGGTGGAACAGCTTCGCGCCAACATTGCCGCCGTGGCCAACGGCCCGCTTCCGGCAGACGTTGTGGAGGCCTGCGACGCCGTTGGCAACTCGCTGCGCGGCCCGATGCCCGCCTACAACCGCTGA
- a CDS encoding HpcH/HpaI aldolase family protein gives MTSELALEFARKIRAREQAVGYWAVLDAPVATERIGRIGYDYVALDAQHGLLGYSGVLNGLMAIDAGHTAVGMVRVEANDFTAIGKALDAGAVGVIVPLINNAQDAAAAVAAAKYPPMGGRSYGPMRSALRIGPKPADANGTTLVFAMIETPEGLANVKEICATPGLDGIYVGPSDLAIAVGGAFPGDPQVEAEFNAALETIAEAAASAGIAAGIHTPAGTVAAQRLQQGYTFTTIASDLTHLEQIAKSHLDAARSDATMKD, from the coding sequence ATGACTTCCGAACTGGCCCTCGAATTCGCCCGCAAGATCCGCGCCCGTGAGCAGGCGGTGGGCTACTGGGCGGTGCTGGACGCACCCGTGGCCACCGAACGCATCGGCCGGATCGGCTACGACTACGTGGCCCTGGACGCGCAGCACGGGCTGCTCGGCTATTCGGGCGTGCTCAACGGCCTGATGGCCATCGACGCCGGGCACACCGCCGTCGGCATGGTCCGGGTGGAGGCCAACGACTTCACCGCGATCGGCAAGGCGCTCGACGCCGGAGCCGTGGGCGTCATCGTCCCGCTCATCAACAACGCCCAGGACGCCGCCGCCGCGGTGGCCGCAGCCAAGTACCCGCCGATGGGGGGCCGCTCGTACGGTCCCATGCGGTCGGCGCTGCGGATCGGGCCGAAGCCCGCCGACGCCAACGGCACCACCCTGGTGTTTGCCATGATCGAGACGCCGGAAGGCCTGGCCAACGTGAAGGAAATCTGCGCCACCCCGGGCCTGGACGGCATTTACGTGGGGCCGTCAGACCTCGCCATCGCCGTGGGCGGGGCATTCCCGGGGGATCCGCAGGTCGAAGCGGAGTTCAACGCCGCGCTCGAGACCATCGCCGAGGCTGCCGCCTCCGCCGGAATCGCCGCCGGTATCCACACTCCTGCCGGGACGGTGGCGGCGCAGCGGCTGCAGCAGGGGTACACGTTCACCACTATCGCCTCGGACCTGACGCACCTGGAACAGATCGCCAAGTCCCACCTCGACGCCGCGCGCTCCGACGCCACCATGAAGGACTAA